From a single Candidatus Bathyarchaeota archaeon genomic region:
- the mobB gene encoding molybdopterin-guanine dinucleotide biosynthesis protein B — translation MRSMSPPKAVAVVGFKGAGKTRVVEALVRELSRRGYRVGTLKHASGEHPLDTPGKDTYRHMEAGSYSTAILTSKGSAVYLNHPVDLREIIPLLGPVDFIILEGFKSLDMVARIIVPKAPGDIEPLSNGLEIAVVPPSGVEAPLYEKDIPVFPISGIGELVDLILGKAFPILPGLDCGSCGYEGCKALAKAILAGKATAERCTALFGGGVRLKVDGKTIPLNPFVRSFMGNVVLGMVRTLKGVERPKGIEISVDVGELEDG, via the coding sequence TTGAGATCGATGTCTCCTCCAAAGGCGGTTGCCGTGGTAGGCTTCAAGGGGGCTGGAAAGACGAGGGTTGTCGAGGCCCTAGTCCGAGAGCTCTCTCGACGAGGCTATCGGGTTGGAACGTTGAAACATGCTTCTGGTGAGCATCCCCTAGATACCCCTGGAAAGGATACATATCGGCATATGGAGGCAGGCTCATACTCAACAGCTATCCTGACCTCCAAGGGCTCCGCTGTCTATCTCAACCACCCCGTAGACTTGAGGGAGATCATACCCCTCCTTGGACCGGTTGACTTCATTATCTTGGAGGGTTTCAAATCCCTAGATATGGTAGCCCGAATAATAGTGCCCAAAGCCCCGGGGGATATAGAGCCCTTATCTAACGGCTTGGAGATAGCGGTTGTCCCCCCATCGGGTGTAGAGGCACCCCTATACGAGAAAGATATACCTGTATTCCCGATAAGCGGGATAGGAGAACTCGTTGACCTGATCTTGGGAAAGGCTTTCCCGATCCTCCCAGGATTGGACTGCGGCTCCTGCGGCTATGAGGGCTGTAAAGCCCTTGCCAAGGCGATCCTAGCGGGTAAAGCTACGGCGGAGAGATGCACGGCTCTGTTTGGTGGAGGGGTTAGGCTGAAGGTTGATGGGAAAACAATACCGTTGAACCCCTTTGTAAGGAGCTTCATGGGGAATGTTGTTCTGGGCATGGTGAGAACCCTAAAGGGGGTTGAGAGGCCGAAGGGGATCGAGATATCCGTGGATGTGGGGGAGTTGGAGGATGGATGA